The DNA region CCAGTTGGCGGGTCATGGCGTTGAACGAGCGGGTCAACTGGCCCACCTCGTCGCGTTCGGGCGGCTCCGGCAGCGGGCGATAGTCGCCCACGCCCACCGCCTGGGTGCCGGCCGCCAGCCGCAGCAGCGGGCGCACCAGACGCTTGGAGAGCGACAGCGCCACGGCGATGGCGGTGAAGACCGACACCAGCAGGGCCAGGGTCAGCGTGATGCCGTACAGCTTGCGCAGGCCCAGCCGCGCCAGCGCCAGTTCCTGGTAGTCGCGGAAGCCCTGCTGGACCAGGTTGGCGTTGTGGGCGATCTGGTCCGGCACGGGCTGCACCAGTTGCAGCCAGCGCGGCTCCGCCGAGGCGCCGAGCAGCCCGTCGAAGCGTTCGTTGGGCAGTAGCGGGATGACCACCCGCAGGTGCAGCGCGCCGCCGCCTCCCGCTTGCAGCGGATCGTCGGCCTCGGCGGCCGAGTAGCCGCGCGACAGGCGCAACTGGTTCAGCACCGTGGCCGGCGGCAGCGCCGGCATCAACTGCCCGTATTGATTGGTCGAGAAGGCCACCATGCGGCCGCTGCCGGTGAAGACCATGGCCTCCTGCACGCCGTTGGCCTCGCGCAGGCGGGTCAGGGTCAGCGCGATGTTGCTGTCGCTGGCGCGGTTGAGTTCGGCGGTCATGGAGCGGGCGCGGGCGTCGAGATCGGCCAGCAGCGAATCGAGCGCGGCGCGGCCCAGGTTCAGGCCCGCCTCCAGGGCGGTATCGACCCGCACGTTGAACCAGGACTCGATGGAGCGCGACATGAACTGCACCGACAAGGTGTAGATCAGGGCGCCCGGGACCACGCCGATGAGCGTGAAGGCCAGGGCGAAACGGGCGGTCAGGCGGGCGCCGAACTGGCGCCGCCGCAGTTGCCGCACCAGCTTCACGGTGAGGGCCAGCACCCAGGCGAACAGCGCCAGGGCGACCACGCCGTTGAGGATCAGCAGAGCGTCGTAATAGCGGGCAAGGCGGGAGGCGTTGCCGGTGGACCAGGCCAGCAGGCCCAGCAGCGCCACGCCCGCCAGCGCCCCTGCCACCAACGCGAAGCGCAGCAGTTTTCTCATCGGTCCGGATTCCCGTCGTCGGCGATGGCGAAGTCGAAGCGGGTCCAGGGCGTGGCCAGGGACCAGGAGCTGCTGTTCAGGGCGTTGACCTGGAAGGGCCGCGCCAGCAGCGAGGTATCCAGGCGCAGCCGCAGTTGGCCCTCGTACTTGATGCCCGGCTTGAAGTCGCCGGCGTCGGCCACGGCCCAGCCGCGGATGTGACGGATCATGTCCATGGCGTCGTCCAGGGAACGCACGGGCAGCGACAATTCGCCGACGCCGGCGCGCCACTGCCGGGTCAGCGCGTTATAGACGATGCGCCACGTGATGCTGGTGTCCACCACCGTGCTGTCCAGCCACCACCAGCGCGAACGGGTGATGGTGACGTCCGCGGTGAAATACAGCGGGAGCCCGCGCTCGGCCGCTTCGCGCAACTGGTCGTTGAGCTTGATGTCGACGTCGGCGTCGATTTCGACGCGGCCATTGCGCAGCGCCGGGTCGATGCGCGCCACCTTGGGCTCGGCCGCCATGCCGTCGCCGCTCCACGGCAACAGCGTGAACAGGCAGACGAGGGCCAGGAGCAGGCGCGGGAGTAGGGGCATACGGAACATTTGCGCGACGATGCCGATATTCTTGGCGATTCAGGAAAGCTTGGCAAACAAGGCGTAGAAAAAACCGTCGCGCTGGGCGCCCGGTGTTGTATCTCCCGCCACGGGCAAGAGCTGGCCGGGCGCGTCCAGGCGCCGGGCATCGGCATGGCGGGCGGCGAAGGCGGCGGCCTGGCGCTCGTTTTCCTCCGGGAAAATCGAGCAGGTGACGTAAAGCAGGCGGCCGCCCGGGGCAACCGTGCGCCACAGGGCGTCGACGATGCGGGCCTGCAACTTGACGGTGCGCGCCACGTCGTCCGCCCGGCGCAGCCAGCGGATGTCGGGGTGGCGCCGCACGATGCCGGAAGCGGTGCAGGGCACGTCGGCCAGCACGGCGTCGTAGGGCACGCCGTCCCACCATTCGGCCAGGTCGGCCGCGTCGGCGCGCCGCAGCACGGTGTCGGGACGGCGCAGGCCCAGGCGCTCCAGGTTTTCCCGCACCTGCTGCAAGCGCACGCCGTCGGCGTCGAGGGCGGTGAGGGAGACGTCGGCCAGTTCCAGCAGATGGGCGGTCTTGCCGCCCGGCGCGGCGCAGGCGTCCAGCACCCGTTCGCCGTCGCGCACCGACAGCAGGGGCGCGGCGAGCTGCGCGCCGGCGTCCTGCACCGACCACCAGCCCTGCTCGTAGCCGGGCAGTTGCGCCACCGGACGCGGCTGGGCCAGCGCCACGCCGGCATCGCCGCTGGGCCCGGCGGCAATGCCGGCGGCGGCGAAGGCCTCGAGCACCTGTTCGCGCGTGGCGCGGCGGCGATTGACGCGCAGGGTCAGGGGCGCGGGCACGTTGGCGGCCGCCAGCAGGTCCTGCCAGGCGTCCGGATAGGCCGAGCGCAGCTTGTCGACCCACCATTGGGGGTGGTTCCAGCGCCCTTCCACCGTCTTGGTGGCCTGCGCCAGCAGCCCGGCCGGATCGCGCAGGAAGCCGCGCAGGCAGCCGTTGACCAGGCCCTTGAAGGGCAGCAGGCGGCGCATGCTGGCGGCGGCGCGCACGGCCTGGTCGACCACGGTATGGGGGGTGTAGGAGGGGGCGGCGGAGGCGGAGGCCGTGGTTGCGCCGGTTGTAGCGGCCCCATCGGTCCCATCGGCCGTATCGGTTGCACTGGTTGCGGCGCTGGGCAGCAGCAGCGCCAGGCTGACCTGCAGCAGCGCATCCAGCAGCGCTTCCGGCGGGTCGCGCGGCACCAGCAGCCGGCGCAGCGCGCGCGCCTCGCCCAGGTGGCGCATGGCGTGGAAGGACAGGGCCTGGGCGCCCGCGCGGAATTCCGGCGGCACCTGGGCGATGGCATCGGTCATCGAGCGCCCCGCCTGCACGGCGCGCACCACCTCGGCGCTTTCCAGCAAGAGATCCTGCAAAGGCGCGCTGTTGCGGGGTGAGGGAGGAACTGAAGACATGTGCAATCGCCGGGCAAAGACCGATATGGTAACCGTGGAAGCCAGGCGCTGATACACCGGCATGCCGGGCCGGGCTTCGGGCCGGGGATGAAGGAACGTGGGTTCTTGGCGCCAGGCCTGAAGATCGAGCCCAAGGCCTGGTCTCGCAAAACCCATCGACACGGATGGGCAGGAACATGGCCATGCGAAGACGCGGCAAGCCGATGCGGGCGAACCCGGGCACGACGGTTGCTTTGAGGCTCACGACCCGGCGCGTTATGCCGCCAGGGTGTTCAGGCGACTGGAAATGCCGAGGGGGCATTCCGGTGATGCCTGATCAAAGGAGAACCCCATGAAAAACTTCAAGCCTGTTTTCGTTGCCGCCGCCCTGAGCCTCACCGCGCTGTCGTTCGGCGCGCATGCGCAGACCGCCACCACGGCGAAGGACATCGATGCCAACTACAAGGCTGAGCAAAAGAAATGCGACGCCATGAAGGGCAACGACAAGGACGTGTGCGAGCAACAGGCCAAGGCCACGCGCGACAAGGCCAAGGCCGACCTGAAGGAAAACAAGGACCAGGCTGAAGCGCGTCGCGATGCCGACAAGACGAAGAACAAGGCCGATTACAAGGTGGCGAAGGAGAAGTGCGATGCGCTGTCCGGTGACGCCAAGGACACCTGCGTCGCCAACGCCAAGAAGCAGTACCACCAGTAAGCAGCAAGCTGCGTCTCGTGGCGGACGAGGACATGACCCCGTCCGCCGTTTTTTGCCGCCGGGCCGTCCCAAGGCAAAAACGCCCCCTCGGGGGCAGCTTTCGGGAACCGATTTCACCAGGAGATGACCATGGCCGATCACATCGTCAAAGTGCTGAATGAACTGATAGAAACCTCCAAGAACGGCGAAAAGGGCTTTGCCAAGGCCGCCGAGGACACCAAGACCGCCGAGCTGAAGATGCTCTTCGAGAACCGCTCCCGGGATTGCGCATCGGGGGCCGGCGAACTCCAGGCCATCGTCCGCCAACTGGGCGGCGACCCCGCCACCGGCGGCACGGTCGCCGGCGCCATGCACCGTGGATGGACCGAACTGAAGTCCACCGTCACCGGCCGCAGCGACGCCGCCATCCTCGAGGAATGCGAGCGCGGCGAGGACCATGCGAAGGAAAAATACGCCGATGCGCTGAAGGAAGACCTGACGCCGGACGTGCGCGCAGTCGTGGAGCGGCAGTACCAGGGCGTCCTGCGCAACCACGACCAGATTCGTGACCTGCGCAATCGCTTCAAGGCGCAGGAATAAAACTTCGACGGCGCCCGCGGGCGCCGTTTTTCTGCTCCCGCTGCCCGGCATGCAATGCAATCAATCGCCGTTCTTCTTGAACCCGAGCAGCGCCCAGTGGGACCGGTCCTGCACGCCGGGCATGGGAGACGGAAAAGGACGCGCCGTCCCGAACGCCCCTGACGGAAGTTCGCGAAACGAGATGACGCCGCTATCCGTGTCCACGGCGTGCACCAGCTTCAACGACATATCGCGCCCTTCCCTGCGTATGAACAGAACGTAGTCGAACATCGACGCCAGGGCCTGGTGCATCGTGCCGACAGCCTGTTCCGCCGCCAATGCGTTGCGCGAGAATTTCCCCTCGTCCAGGCCCTCACGGTTCTCTATCTCCACGAGCATCCGGCATTCGCCGTAGCGCTTGATGCTTCGCCCCGCGTCGTCGCCGAGCAGGAACCGATAGACGAGATAGTCGGACATTCCGCGCCGGGACGCCACGGGCGGCTCCGCCAATATCCTCATCGCCTCGTCCTGGCGCTTGCCATCGCAGATCGCCGCCCGCAACAGGCATTCGATCTCGGAAATCCTGTTCGGTTTCGGGCACACCATCCACCTGTCGCCAACGAGGTAGGCGCGGCTATCCGGCAGATCCAACGGCGCCACCACGGATTCGATCACGGCATAAGAGGAGCTTCCATCGGCATTCTTTACAAACTGCGCGTGAACCGCCTGCGCGGGATCCATGGCGCAGGAGGCCCTTCCATGACTCGCCGCCCGCGCGCTGAATCCGCCGGAATACAGATCGATGGAAACACGCGCATGGGACGACGCACCGCCAGGCCTGCACGCCGCCCGCCCGCTTGCATGCGCGCGTGCCTGCCCCGCCGACGCACCAACGGCGCGCGCCCCCTCGGTCGCCTGCGCATCAGGCCACGAAGGAGAGCCACCGGAAGATGCCGGATCCGAAGCAGGACTGTCAGGGTTAAGAGAGTCGAGAGGGTTGAGAGGGTTGAGATGCATGGCGCTCCATCCTCCTGTAGGCAGTTGGCGGCGCTGATGGGAAACCAAAGCCGGCGGACCGGTTCCATCGATGCCTACCTTGAACCGGGCGCCGTAGCCCTCGCGCGGAGTCCGGCAATGCCGTATAATCCCGCCCCATCCCCGTTGCCGACCCCGGCGCGGCGGCCTTGAACGAGGTGGCGGCGATGACGCGCGCTGCCTGAGCGATCCACGATATGAATAAAGCAGCCCCATCGGGGAATTCCGCCCGATGGCTGGCATCACGCATCAGCGAAGCCCGCAGCCGCGTAGGCCTGCCTCAAGCCGAGTTTGCCGACTTGCTTGGCGTCAGCGTCCGAACGCTGCAGGATTGGGAACAGGGCCGGCGCAACCCTTCCGGCGCGGCAAGGACCTTGTTGCAGGTGGCCATGCTTCACCCGGAAACCTTGCGCGACCTGCCCCCTTGGCATGCGGCCGAGCCAGCCTGACATCACGAATCCTCGACGAATATCCCAGTCGCACGGCCCACGCCGGTGCGCGAACCTACGGTGAATAGATTGGAAGTCCTAGAAAAATCCCGGCCCGGCAGCGGCGCCGACAAGACGCCCGGCAAGGCCGCGGCCATCGATGCCCGCGGCGGCAATGGCGCCGGCAACGGCAAGACCGGCAACGACGGCCCCGGCGACGGCCGCACGCCCCGCGTGGGGTTTGTTTCGCTCGGCTGTCCGAAAGCGCTCGTCGACTCCGAGCGCATCCTCACGCAACTGCGCACCGAGGGCTATGAGGTCACGCCTTCCTACGACGATGCCGACGTGGTGGTGGTCAACACCTGTGGCTTCATCGACAGCGCCAAGGCGGAATCGCTGGAAGCCATCGGCGAGGCCATCGCGGAGAACGGCAAGGTCATCGTGACGGGCTGCATGGGCGTGGAAGAAGCCGTCATCCGCAACGTGCATCCCAGCGTGCTGGCCGTCACCGGCCCGCAGCAGTACGAGGAAGTGGTGCGCGCGGTGCACGACGCGGCGCCGCCCAAGGCCGACCACAATCCCTACCTGGACCTGGTGCCGCCGCAAGGCGTCAAGCTGACGCCGCGCCACTACGCCTACCTGAAGATCTCCGAAGGCTGCAATCACCGTTGCAGCTTCTGCATCATTCCCTCCATGCGCGGCGACCTGGTCAGCCGGCCGGTGGGCGACGTGCTGAACGAGGCCGAGCGCCTGGTGAAGGCCGGCGTGAAGGAACTGCTGGTGATTTCGCAGGACACCAGCGCCTACGGCGTCGACGTCAAGTTCCGCAGCGGCTTCTGGAACGGCCGTCCGGTGAAGACCCGCATGACGGAGCTGTGCTCGGCCCTGTCGGACCTGGGCGTGTGGACCCGCCTGCACTACGTCTATCCCTATCCGCACGTCGACGAGGTGATTCCGCTGATGGCCGAGGGCAAGATCCTGCCCTACCTGGACATCCCCTTCCAGCACGCCAGCCCGCGCGTGCTCAAGGCGATGAAGCGCCCGGCCTTCGAAGACAAGACGCTGGCGCGCATCAAGCGCTGGCGCGAGACCTGTCCGGACCTGACGCTGCGCTCCACCTTCATCGTCGGCTTCCCCGGCGAGACCGAGGAAGACTTCCAGTACCTGCTGGACTGGATGAGCGAAGCGCAACTCGACCGCGTCGGCTGTTTCCAGTATTCGCCGGTGGACGGCGCGCCCGCCAACGCGCTGGAAGGCCACGTGTCCGACGAAGTGAAGCAGGAACGCTGGGAGCGCTTCATGGCGCACCAGCAGGCGATTTCCGCCGAGCGCCTGCAAGCCAAGGTGGGCCGCGAGATCGACGTGCTGATCGACGAGGTCGACGAAGACGGCGCCGTCGGCCGCAGCAGCGCCGACGCGCCGGAGATCGACGGCAGCGTCTACCTTTCGTCGGACCGCGACCTGAAGCCGGGCGACATGGTGCGCGCGGTGGTCACGGACGCGGACGAGTACGACCTGTGGGCCGACGAGGTCGATACGCCGCGCCTGTGATCCGGATCCACGGACGGCAAGAAAACCATCCCCGTTGAACCGCTTGAACCGCCCCCGCGCCGTACCCGCGCCTGGCCGCGGGGTACGGTTCACGGGTTCGCTTTTTACGGCGGCGGTTCGGCAACAGTGGCGCGCCCGGCGGGAAGGGGCCGCCTCACAAGCAGTCTTTGTGCTGGATCGCCATGCCTGGAAATTAGCTGCCGGTATTTATAGGCGCTCACGATCGAGGCTTTCTCGCTTGCGCTGAAGTCGAAATCCACCGGGCCGCCGCGCGCTTTTTGGGCGATCATCTTTTTGATTACGGTGCTACGAGCCGAGCTCATCACAGGCGGCGACTCGCCATCATGTATGAAAAACTGCCTCGTCCCATGCGAGTCGGCCAAGAGTCCTGACAGCATCGTGCGATCCCCATAGCGGACACCGCCTGGGTTCATCCGCACGCTGGCCTCCATGCTTTTCATATAGTCTTCAGGATGATCGAGACCGAATATCGCGTGTCCTCCTTCGTGAATCAGCACCATGCGCAGGGACGCCGCGGCGACTGCTCCGCGAGCCGACTCGCTTAACGAAGACGCCCACTCGGAAATGAGGGCGTGATCGTTTTTCGCTTTCTGCAATTGATCATCGAACCACTGCCCGTTCAGTTCGGGACTCTGCAGGTAATGCATTAAAAACGAATCCAGCTCGCGCACGGACTGCTTCGAGCCGAGAACGATACGACCGACATACCGCTCGCCCTCGTCTTTCAGACGCACCGGGATACGCAGCGCCCATGCGATGGCATGAAAGCCGTCGCCGACATCTTCCGCCGCTCCGACCGTGAATAACAGATTCGCATCGGACGAATTTTCCGCTTTGCCTACGGAGACATCCACTTCCCGCGCGGTACGGGAGAGCACGCGCATTGCTTCGTCGATTTGCGCGTCATAATCCACGTCGACCGGAATGCCCGCAACAGTGAAGGATGGGCGGTGGCCGCCGAAATCGACGAAATAACGGATGGCAGGGCCAAACAATGCCCGCGGCGACGTTATCCTGCCGTCCAGGCCGGCCATGAAGGCCACCACGTTGGTGATCTTGGCGCCATCGACGATCCGTTGGATTTCGGCGGCATCGACGGCGATGTCCTCGTGATTCGTCGCCCATGCAGGGCGCGTGTCATCATCGCCGGTGCACCTGTCCAGTTCGTCGAGCAAGCTCGCGGTTGGCGACTCGGTGTCCAGGTCGGCATCCTCGACGCGGCTCGCGGAAGGACGGGTAAAGCAGGAAGTGAATGCCCCCGTTACGCTTTGCCAGAACGACCGCGGCTCCTCTCCCACCGCACCGAATGCATCGACCAGGGTCGCCGGGTTATTCCCCATGGCGCGATACAGGTTGAGCCCGTCTATCGCGCCAGCCGGGTCCGGACTTATCCATCGCCCCGTCCAGGGCTGGTAATAGCGCAGGCCGTAGTAATAGAAGCCCGTCGTATCGCGCTCCTTGCCGCAATAGCGGATGAACTTGTATTTGACTTCGCTGTCGGTGCGTGAGGTCAGCACCGCCGTGCCGCCGTAGGGATAGTATTCCTCCCGCGTGATGACGTTGCCGTCCTCGTCGGTTTCGAGCGAGCAGGAGTCCTGACGATCGGCGTATCGGTAGCGCAGTTGCAGGTTGGGCATATCCGCGGGCTGGCCCGTGCCGTCGGGCCAGTTCAAGACGCGCGCGCCGTCGTCCAGCACGATCACTTCCAGCCGCTCGCCGGTGCCTGTGTCGCCGCGCAATTCCAGGCCGGGGAGATAGCGGGTGTCCGTGTGGTTCCAGATGCTGCCGGCCTTGCTGCTGCCGTATTTGCGCACGCGTTGGCCGTCGCCATCGTAGGCATACTGTTCGCGGTCGCTCTCGCTCCAATCGGAAACCTGTCCCTGCCCGGGATCGCGGTAGGCCGTGACCACGCAATAAAGACGATGCAGGGGCGTCCAATACATCGGCTGGTTGACATTGCCGTCCATGCATATGCTTTTTCCGGCGCCGTCGAAGTAATCGTCGATGTTCTCCGGCGTCGGCCCCGAACCGTTGGCCGTACACACGGCGCGGTTGCTGGCACGGCCCACGGCCAGGTTACGCGTGGGAGGCGTCGCGCCGGTCCAGTCGGCGCAGCCGATGGCGGTGAGATTGCCGCCGAGGTCGTAGGTATAGCGGCGCGTGTAGGGCCGATAGTCGGGCGTGCTCGACGGGCTGAAGGCGCCGCCCGGCCAGTCGGTGCCTTTAGGGGTGTCGTCGACGTAGTTCTCGCGGCCGCTGGCGCTGGTCAGTCGATACAGCGCATCGTAGGCGTAGGCCCGGTCGGGCGTGGTCATGCGATTGCGGAAGAAACCGACCTGCGCGCCGGCGCCCGCGTCGGACAGGGCGGTGACGTTGCCCACGCCATCGTAGGTATAGGTCAACGCCTGGAGCGTGGTCGTGGCTGCGTGGCCGGCGGCCGAAGTCCGCGATGCCGTCATGGAAACCAGGCGTTGGGTCGCCTGAGGTTCATAGGCATGCACGACCTGGATCCGGTTGGCGTCGCTGCGGGTGTCGATTCCCCCGGCCGCCGTATAGGTGACGGCGGCGGTGACAGGCATGAGGCCGCCGCCGGCAGGCGTGACCGAAACCGAATACTTGCGCCCGGCGCGGTCGTAGGCCGTGTGCTGCCGATGGCCCCTGGCGTCGGTCCGGACCAGCACCTGGGACAGGGCGTTGAGCGTCCAGCACGTCGAATAGGGATCGCCCGGCTCCAGAAGCATCCTGTTCCGGGCAAACGGCGGTTTGGTGTCGGCGGGATCCCAGGTGTTGTCCGGATCGCACGTCGCGGCCAGGAAAAAACGGTCCTGCCGCAAGGCGGCGGGCTCACCGTCGTCGCCTTGCACGCCATAGCCCAGGGCGCTCATGTCGAGCAGGCCCGCGGTATCGAAATGCTGGAGCAATTGCCCGCGCTGGTTGGCGTTGCGCGGATCGCTGGCGTCATGCGGATCGTAGGCGGCGCCCGCCGGCCCGCCGTAATCGCCATACCACCACAAATCGGTCGAGCCGGCGGGTACGTTGGCCGGCTCCTCGGTAATGGATTGCAGGGTGCGGTCGCGCCGCGCCGGCCGGCCCAGGGCATCGTAATACTGGAAGACGGCGATCTCGTTGTCGCGCTTCTGTCCGGCATCGCGTCCCCGGCTGGATTGCCAGAAGGGCCGGCCCGCGATATCCGCGCAGGCCAGCGACGTGCCGCCGTCCGCGCTCGCGGTTGCCAGCGCCTGGCCGGTCAGCGCCGGGGTGTAGCGGGCGTTCAGCGTCGAGCCGCCGAAAAAGCGCGGGTCCTGCGACGCAACCAGTTGGTCCAGGGCGTTATATGCCAGCGCCTCGACGCACTGAGCCGCCACCGCCCCCGCGACAGCCCGGTTGTAGCGCAGCGTACGCACCTCCAGCCCGCGATTGTCGCGGACGGTGATTGTCGGCGTACCGGCGCAGAGGGGCGGCATGGATGATGTGTTCAAGGAATGGACCCTGTAGCCCTCCTTGTAGCGATATGCGCGATGGGCCGCGGTTGCGCGCCATCCGTTTTCTTTTGCATTCCCGCAGCGTTCGGCGCGAGCCGGCCGGCAAACACGAAAACCCGCGCCGCGGCATGCCGCGGCGCGGGTGTGGCCCCGCCGTAGGTGAAATTTCAGTCAAGAAAGTCCGCCAGATCGTCGGCGTGCTCCTCCTCGACCGCGAGAATCTGCTCCAGCAGGCGGCGCGTGGTCGGATCCTTGTCGCCGACGTATTCCACCATCTGCTTGTAGCTGTCGATGGCGACGCGCTCGGCGATGAGGTTTTCCTTGATCATTTCTTCCAGCGTATTGGCCTCGACGTATTCCGAATGGCTGAGCTTGCTCAGCCGGTCGGGATTCAGGTCGGGCGCGCCGCCCAACTGGACGATGCGCTCGGCCAGGCTGTCGGCGTGCTGCTGCTCTTCGGTCGCGTGCTCGGCGAATTCGGCGGCCACGGGCTCGGCGTTCATGCCGCGGGCCATGAAAAAGTGGCGCTTGTAGCGCAGCACACAGACGATTTCCGTGGCCAGCGCCTCGTTGAGCAGCTTGAGCACGGTTTCGCGGTCCGCGCGATAGCTGTCGGTGACGGCGCCGTCCTCGATGTCCTTGCGCGCCTTCTTGCGGATGGCGCCGACGTCAATCTTGAAGTCTTTTTTTTCGGCCGAACGGGTGGGCATATCCATGGCGTACTCTCCTGATCGCGTTGCGGTGAATGAAACGGCGTCCTGCGACGCCGTTTCGGCGGAATCCCCGGCCGGAGCCGCCTGCCCGTCGAGCAGGCCGGGCGGCCGCGGACCCGCTGTGGTCGGGGAGTGTCGCAAGCGCCGTGCCGCGGGCGTCCCCGCCCCGGCGCGGACGGCGGAAAAATATGCGTAAACTACCCAGCTTGCCCCGGGCGCACCGCCGTCCGGCCGGGCGGCCCCGCGCCGCCGTGGAACCGGCCAGCAGGAAAACGCCATGCGTCCCCGCGGCCGGCCCTCCCGCATTTCCGACGTATTCATGGCACTTGAAAATATTTGCGTCTATCTGGGCTCCAACTCGGGCCGCCGGCCCGTCTATGTGGAACAGGCCGCCGCCTTCGGCCGTGAACTCGCCAGGCGCGGCCTGGGCCTGGTCTATGGCGGCGCGCGCGCCGGCACCATGGGCGTGCTGGCCGACGCGGTCCTGGCCGCGGGCGGCCGCGTCATCGGCGTGATTCCCGAATCGCTGGTGCAGAAGGAAATGGCCCACGCGGGCCTGACCGAGCAGCACATCGTCGGCTCCATGCACGAACGCAAGACCATGATGGTGGAGCGCGCCGACGGCTTCGTCGCCCTGCCCGGCGGCGCCGGCACGTTCGAGGAAATCTTCGAGACCTGGACCTGGGCGCAGCTCGGCATGCACAAGAAGCCCTGCGGCCTGCTCAACATCGCGGGCTTCTACGACAAGCTGGCCGAATTCCTCGACCATGCCCGGGAGGAAGCCTTCATGCGTCCCGAACATCGCGCGATGCTGATGGTGGAAAACGATCCCGGCAAGCTGCTGGACCGTTTCGCGCACTACACGGCGCCCACCGTTTCCAAATGGATCACCCCCGGAGAACATTGACGCCATGACCCGCCCGCAACCCACCAGCGAAGAACTGCTGCGCGAATACTTCCACGGCAAGGACGAGAACCGCCCGCTCCATATCGCGCGGGCCTTCGCGCCGGACGCGCGGCTGCGCATGGTCCTGAAGACCCAGGCCATCGCCTTCCCTTCCGAGGTCGACGGCGAACCCGGCATCGCCGATACGCTGGTGCGCAAGTTCGGCCAGACCTACGAGAACG from Bordetella genomosp. 10 includes:
- a CDS encoding DUF4390 domain-containing protein gives rise to the protein MVAQMFRMPLLPRLLLALVCLFTLLPWSGDGMAAEPKVARIDPALRNGRVEIDADVDIKLNDQLREAAERGLPLYFTADVTITRSRWWWLDSTVVDTSITWRIVYNALTRQWRAGVGELSLPVRSLDDAMDMIRHIRGWAVADAGDFKPGIKYEGQLRLRLDTSLLARPFQVNALNSSSWSLATPWTRFDFAIADDGNPDR
- a CDS encoding ferritin-like domain-containing protein, with product MDMPTRSAEKKDFKIDVGAIRKKARKDIEDGAVTDSYRADRETVLKLLNEALATEIVCVLRYKRHFFMARGMNAEPVAAEFAEHATEEQQHADSLAERIVQLGGAPDLNPDRLSKLSHSEYVEANTLEEMIKENLIAERVAIDSYKQMVEYVGDKDPTTRRLLEQILAVEEEHADDLADFLD
- a CDS encoding RHS repeat-associated core domain-containing protein: MNTSSMPPLCAGTPTITVRDNRGLEVRTLRYNRAVAGAVAAQCVEALAYNALDQLVASQDPRFFGGSTLNARYTPALTGQALATASADGGTSLACADIAGRPFWQSSRGRDAGQKRDNEIAVFQYYDALGRPARRDRTLQSITEEPANVPAGSTDLWWYGDYGGPAGAAYDPHDASDPRNANQRGQLLQHFDTAGLLDMSALGYGVQGDDGEPAALRQDRFFLAATCDPDNTWDPADTKPPFARNRMLLEPGDPYSTCWTLNALSQVLVRTDARGHRQHTAYDRAGRKYSVSVTPAGGGLMPVTAAVTYTAAGGIDTRSDANRIQVVHAYEPQATQRLVSMTASRTSAAGHAATTTLQALTYTYDGVGNVTALSDAGAGAQVGFFRNRMTTPDRAYAYDALYRLTSASGRENYVDDTPKGTDWPGGAFSPSSTPDYRPYTRRYTYDLGGNLTAIGCADWTGATPPTRNLAVGRASNRAVCTANGSGPTPENIDDYFDGAGKSICMDGNVNQPMYWTPLHRLYCVVTAYRDPGQGQVSDWSESDREQYAYDGDGQRVRKYGSSKAGSIWNHTDTRYLPGLELRGDTGTGERLEVIVLDDGARVLNWPDGTGQPADMPNLQLRYRYADRQDSCSLETDEDGNVITREEYYPYGGTAVLTSRTDSEVKYKFIRYCGKERDTTGFYYYGLRYYQPWTGRWISPDPAGAIDGLNLYRAMGNNPATLVDAFGAVGEEPRSFWQSVTGAFTSCFTRPSASRVEDADLDTESPTASLLDELDRCTGDDDTRPAWATNHEDIAVDAAEIQRIVDGAKITNVVAFMAGLDGRITSPRALFGPAIRYFVDFGGHRPSFTVAGIPVDVDYDAQIDEAMRVLSRTAREVDVSVGKAENSSDANLLFTVGAAEDVGDGFHAIAWALRIPVRLKDEGERYVGRIVLGSKQSVRELDSFLMHYLQSPELNGQWFDDQLQKAKNDHALISEWASSLSESARGAVAAASLRMVLIHEGGHAIFGLDHPEDYMKSMEASVRMNPGGVRYGDRTMLSGLLADSHGTRQFFIHDGESPPVMSSARSTVIKKMIAQKARGGPVDFDFSASEKASIVSAYKYRQLISRHGDPAQRLLVRRPLPAGRATVAEPPP
- the rsmB gene encoding 16S rRNA (cytosine(967)-C(5))-methyltransferase RsmB — its product is MSSVPPSPRNSAPLQDLLLESAEVVRAVQAGRSMTDAIAQVPPEFRAGAQALSFHAMRHLGEARALRRLLVPRDPPEALLDALLQVSLALLLPSAATSATDTADGTDGAATTGATTASASAAPSYTPHTVVDQAVRAAASMRRLLPFKGLVNGCLRGFLRDPAGLLAQATKTVEGRWNHPQWWVDKLRSAYPDAWQDLLAAANVPAPLTLRVNRRRATREQVLEAFAAAGIAAGPSGDAGVALAQPRPVAQLPGYEQGWWSVQDAGAQLAAPLLSVRDGERVLDACAAPGGKTAHLLELADVSLTALDADGVRLQQVRENLERLGLRRPDTVLRRADAADLAEWWDGVPYDAVLADVPCTASGIVRRHPDIRWLRRADDVARTVKLQARIVDALWRTVAPGGRLLYVTCSIFPEENERQAAAFAARHADARRLDAPGQLLPVAGDTTPGAQRDGFFYALFAKLS
- the rimO gene encoding 30S ribosomal protein S12 methylthiotransferase RimO — translated: MGFVSLGCPKALVDSERILTQLRTEGYEVTPSYDDADVVVVNTCGFIDSAKAESLEAIGEAIAENGKVIVTGCMGVEEAVIRNVHPSVLAVTGPQQYEEVVRAVHDAAPPKADHNPYLDLVPPQGVKLTPRHYAYLKISEGCNHRCSFCIIPSMRGDLVSRPVGDVLNEAERLVKAGVKELLVISQDTSAYGVDVKFRSGFWNGRPVKTRMTELCSALSDLGVWTRLHYVYPYPHVDEVIPLMAEGKILPYLDIPFQHASPRVLKAMKRPAFEDKTLARIKRWRETCPDLTLRSTFIVGFPGETEEDFQYLLDWMSEAQLDRVGCFQYSPVDGAPANALEGHVSDEVKQERWERFMAHQQAISAERLQAKVGREIDVLIDEVDEDGAVGRSSADAPEIDGSVYLSSDRDLKPGDMVRAVVTDADEYDLWADEVDTPRL
- a CDS encoding helix-turn-helix domain-containing protein, with product MNKAAPSGNSARWLASRISEARSRVGLPQAEFADLLGVSVRTLQDWEQGRRNPSGAARTLLQVAMLHPETLRDLPPWHAAEPA
- a CDS encoding LOG family protein gives rise to the protein MALENICVYLGSNSGRRPVYVEQAAAFGRELARRGLGLVYGGARAGTMGVLADAVLAAGGRVIGVIPESLVQKEMAHAGLTEQHIVGSMHERKTMMVERADGFVALPGGAGTFEEIFETWTWAQLGMHKKPCGLLNIAGFYDKLAEFLDHAREEAFMRPEHRAMLMVENDPGKLLDRFAHYTAPTVSKWITPGEH
- a CDS encoding PA2169 family four-helix-bundle protein, with amino-acid sequence MADHIVKVLNELIETSKNGEKGFAKAAEDTKTAELKMLFENRSRDCASGAGELQAIVRQLGGDPATGGTVAGAMHRGWTELKSTVTGRSDAAILEECERGEDHAKEKYADALKEDLTPDVRAVVERQYQGVLRNHDQIRDLRNRFKAQE